From one Paenibacillus terrae HPL-003 genomic stretch:
- a CDS encoding Gfo/Idh/MocA family protein — MKMDNQIYNVVIIGYGGMGSYHVQLIEPIQQLAIGGAYDIVDYRMELAAAAGYKTYASLDAVLADQAVDIVLIATPNDVHKEIAIQALQAGKHVICEKPVTITSADFLDIVEVAKKENRVFTVHQNRRWDEDFRIIKDMIDKKTVGELFQLESRVQGANGIPGDWRQLKAYGGGMLLDWGVHLLDQLLQITDSQIESVAATLSYILGTEVDDGFTSFIEFKDGLTAVIEVGTTNYVKLPRWYIKGTEGTAVIRDWDLSGEIVTRNPDVAHVEPKPIQAGQGLTKTMAPPSEESTLKFPIEKIPAAAENFYENFVSAIEGKAGLAIKSEEVHRVLVLIETIFEAAATKSVIRRTI; from the coding sequence ATGAAAATGGACAATCAGATATATAATGTAGTCATTATCGGTTATGGAGGCATGGGAAGCTACCATGTTCAATTGATCGAACCTATTCAGCAGCTTGCCATTGGCGGTGCATATGATATTGTCGATTACCGGATGGAACTGGCTGCCGCTGCCGGCTATAAAACCTACGCCAGTCTGGATGCTGTTCTGGCCGATCAGGCCGTGGATATTGTTTTGATAGCAACGCCTAATGACGTTCATAAAGAAATAGCGATCCAGGCACTGCAAGCCGGAAAACATGTCATTTGCGAAAAGCCGGTTACGATAACGAGCGCGGATTTCTTGGATATTGTCGAGGTGGCGAAGAAAGAAAACCGCGTATTTACGGTACATCAGAACCGTCGATGGGATGAAGACTTCCGAATTATCAAAGATATGATCGACAAGAAGACCGTGGGCGAGCTGTTCCAACTGGAATCGCGGGTTCAGGGGGCTAACGGCATTCCGGGTGACTGGCGGCAACTGAAGGCGTACGGTGGAGGAATGCTACTGGATTGGGGAGTGCATCTGTTGGACCAACTGCTTCAGATTACGGACAGCCAAATAGAAAGCGTAGCTGCTACGTTAAGCTATATTTTGGGGACTGAAGTGGATGACGGCTTTACCAGCTTTATTGAGTTTAAGGACGGCCTTACAGCGGTCATTGAAGTGGGTACAACCAATTACGTAAAGCTGCCGCGTTGGTATATTAAAGGAACCGAAGGTACCGCAGTGATCAGGGATTGGGACTTGAGCGGAGAGATCGTCACCCGAAATCCGGATGTTGCTCATGTGGAACCAAAACCGATTCAAGCAGGTCAAGGATTGACGAAAACGATGGCGCCGCCGTCAGAGGAATCCACCCTCAAGTTCCCGATTGAGAAAATACCTGCTGCAGCAGAAAATTTTTATGAAAATTTTGTCTCCGCCATCGAAGGAAAAGCGGGGCTTGCGATCAAAAGCGAAGAAGTTCACCGTGTGTTGGTACTGATTGAGACGATTTTTGAGGCGGCAGCAACCAAAAGCGTGATTCGAAGAACGATTTAA
- a CDS encoding AraC family transcriptional regulator, whose translation MNLYLEIPELDRHFPFRSFINEGDVLCYPHWHKEIEIIYVTQGSLDLGINDISIRMKQGEVQFINGGDVHYFLASPDSERVVIQFDLSFFQEVSTLSDQKRPLRYIFAEMEQSSWNWSKETAAKMLPLIQSIYDENANRREGYAYMIKAKLFEMLTLILREVPRSMTRLPEISGRTLTQSKDILYKLERIFEYVECHYHETILLKNVAEYMGFSPYYFARLFKKNTGMTFVAFLNEFRLNKAKWILLNENNPITEVAEAAGFSSVKRFHHLFKEATGTSPLKYRRTIFGNKTARNEEESFS comes from the coding sequence ATGAATTTGTATTTAGAAATCCCGGAGCTTGACAGACATTTTCCTTTCCGGAGTTTTATTAATGAAGGCGACGTGCTTTGCTATCCTCATTGGCATAAAGAAATTGAAATTATTTATGTAACCCAGGGAAGCTTGGATCTGGGAATTAACGATATTTCGATACGCATGAAACAAGGTGAAGTTCAATTTATAAATGGTGGTGATGTCCATTATTTCTTGGCTTCTCCCGACAGCGAACGGGTGGTTATCCAATTTGATTTGAGCTTTTTTCAAGAGGTATCCACATTAAGCGATCAGAAACGCCCTCTTAGATATATATTTGCGGAGATGGAGCAATCCAGCTGGAACTGGTCAAAAGAAACAGCAGCTAAAATGCTTCCGCTGATTCAAAGCATTTATGATGAGAATGCCAACCGCCGAGAAGGTTATGCTTATATGATCAAAGCCAAACTGTTTGAGATGTTGACTCTTATTTTACGGGAAGTGCCAAGAAGCATGACAAGACTTCCCGAAATCTCTGGAAGAACCTTAACACAATCAAAGGACATACTTTATAAACTGGAACGTATTTTTGAATATGTGGAATGCCATTATCATGAAACCATTTTGCTGAAGAATGTGGCTGAATATATGGGTTTCAGTCCCTATTATTTCGCCAGGCTGTTTAAAAAGAATACGGGGATGACCTTTGTAGCATTTTTGAATGAATTCAGACTGAATAAAGCCAAATGGATTTTACTAAATGAAAACAACCCGATCACTGAGGTCGCAGAGGCTGCAGGCTTCAGCAGTGTGAAGAGATTTCATCATCTCTTTAAGGAAGCAACGGGAACATCACCATTGAAATACCGCAGGACAATATTCGGGAATAAAACGGCAAGAAATGAGGAAGAAAGCTTTTCATGA
- a CDS encoding cation diffusion facilitator family transporter, translating to MSKKSHTHDHNTTCEHDCNQHHQHYHSKGSEHSHAHGHGHSHSHGHSHGHGANKNALKLSFFLIAVYMIIEFIGGLLTNSLALLSDAGHMLSDAGALGLSYLAMTWGQRQASKSKTFGYKRFEVLAAFINGLALALISIYIFWEAFKRLSDPPGIMTSGMLIIAVLGLLVNIAAAFILMRGDTSENLNIRSAFLHVIGDLLGSVGAIVAALLIMFFGWNLADPIASILVAVLVIISAYRVTRDSIHILMEGTPLNMNTDQIKQSLLDLEHVVELHDLHVWALSSDVPLLSCHIIIQDPMYSSVVMERAQKLLKEQYEIKHITIQIDRPGIPCHIEHQ from the coding sequence ATGAGTAAGAAAAGTCACACACACGACCATAATACGACATGCGAACATGACTGCAACCAACATCATCAACATTATCATTCTAAAGGCAGTGAGCATTCACATGCTCACGGGCATGGGCATTCCCATAGCCACGGGCATTCTCATGGACATGGAGCGAACAAAAATGCTCTAAAGTTATCATTCTTTTTAATTGCTGTTTATATGATCATTGAATTTATTGGTGGATTACTGACGAACAGCCTGGCGCTGTTATCCGATGCGGGGCATATGTTGAGTGATGCGGGTGCATTGGGGTTAAGTTATCTGGCGATGACCTGGGGACAACGACAAGCGAGCAAGTCAAAGACGTTTGGCTACAAACGATTTGAAGTACTGGCCGCTTTTATTAATGGCTTAGCGCTTGCCCTGATATCGATTTATATTTTCTGGGAAGCTTTCAAACGGCTTTCTGACCCGCCTGGAATCATGACTTCAGGAATGCTGATCATCGCAGTGCTTGGCTTGCTCGTCAATATAGCTGCTGCTTTTATCCTTATGAGAGGAGATACATCTGAAAATCTCAATATTCGCAGTGCCTTTTTACATGTAATAGGGGACTTGTTAGGTTCAGTAGGTGCGATTGTGGCTGCATTGTTGATTATGTTCTTCGGCTGGAATTTGGCTGATCCAATCGCCAGTATTTTGGTGGCGGTTCTGGTGATTATCAGTGCTTATCGCGTAACTAGGGATTCTATTCATATTTTGATGGAAGGTACGCCGCTGAATATGAACACAGATCAAATTAAGCAATCCCTGCTTGATCTTGAGCATGTTGTTGAATTGCACGACCTTCATGTATGGGCGTTATCATCAGATGTTCCGTTGCTGAGTTGCCATATCATCATTCAAGATCCAATGTACAGCAGTGTTGTGATGGAGCGGGCACAGAAGTTATTGAAAGAACAATACGAGATCAAGCATATTACAATACAGATTGATAGACCGGGAATCCCGTGTCATATTGAACATCAATAG
- a CDS encoding Cof-type HAD-IIB family hydrolase, which translates to MDRDTQKIVFIDIDGTLVGDDGMVPESAQKACKMARGNGHLLYLCTGRSKAEIYDAIWDIGFDGLIGAGGGYVESGDEILYHKKVTPEDVRHMVDFFNTHGIDFYLESNSALYASQKLRPHLERRIYGDVENDPAAREKMERSPHPFIAGLTYGETDLYKDDVNKVCFLESAVPFERIKEEFQGKFEVIQCTVPIFGQDSGEMMIPGIHKAIAIADLLNHLSLPQEQTIAIGDGMNDAEMLEYCAVGIAMGNANPGLMEIADDITDNVEEDGLYKSFVKYGLMFE; encoded by the coding sequence ATGGATAGAGATACTCAAAAAATTGTATTTATCGATATTGACGGAACACTTGTCGGTGATGACGGTATGGTGCCTGAATCGGCGCAGAAAGCCTGTAAAATGGCACGCGGGAATGGTCATCTGCTTTATCTGTGCACTGGTCGTTCGAAAGCTGAAATTTACGACGCCATTTGGGATATCGGATTTGATGGTCTTATTGGAGCAGGAGGGGGATATGTAGAATCCGGAGATGAGATTCTTTATCATAAAAAAGTCACGCCTGAGGATGTTCGGCATATGGTGGATTTCTTTAATACACATGGAATTGATTTCTATCTGGAGTCCAATTCTGCGCTTTATGCTAGCCAGAAATTAAGACCTCATCTGGAGAGACGGATCTATGGAGATGTTGAAAACGACCCTGCGGCCAGAGAAAAAATGGAGCGTTCCCCCCACCCATTTATCGCGGGTTTGACTTATGGAGAGACTGATTTATATAAAGACGATGTCAATAAGGTTTGCTTTCTGGAAAGTGCTGTACCCTTTGAACGCATCAAGGAAGAATTCCAGGGGAAATTTGAGGTCATCCAGTGCACCGTTCCAATCTTTGGGCAAGACAGTGGGGAAATGATGATTCCTGGCATTCACAAGGCAATCGCCATTGCTGATTTGCTGAATCATTTGAGTCTGCCCCAGGAACAGACGATTGCCATTGGAGACGGAATGAACGATGCCGAGATGCTCGAATATTGCGCAGTAGGCATTGCTATGGGCAATGCAAATCCAGGTTTGATGGAAATTGCAGATGATATTACTGACAACGTTGAGGAAGATGGATTGTATAAAAGCTTTGTAAAATACGGTTTGATGTTTGAATAA
- a CDS encoding DUF1349 domain-containing protein codes for MSHNLFQPEVRENLKWMNEPEHWEYTKEDGLIIDAPAKVDFFKDPGGKHVAHSAPFLHLQVDSSFQLTTQLQVDMRHLYDSGCLMLMADENNWAKLCYEFNGECATIVSVVTKNGSSDDCNSERVVVDNPHLRITKIGRIISFYYSTDGEDWKLVRYFGMEISDQFIAGVVAQSPMGSGCRVNFKYLNLTIPNEDSRF; via the coding sequence ATGAGTCATAATTTGTTTCAGCCTGAGGTAAGAGAAAATTTGAAGTGGATGAATGAACCCGAGCACTGGGAGTACACCAAAGAAGATGGATTGATCATTGATGCACCGGCTAAAGTTGATTTTTTCAAGGATCCTGGAGGAAAACATGTAGCCCATTCTGCTCCTTTCCTACATCTCCAGGTTGATTCATCATTTCAGCTTACGACACAGCTTCAGGTAGACATGCGTCATCTTTATGATTCAGGGTGCTTGATGCTGATGGCTGACGAGAACAATTGGGCTAAGCTATGTTATGAATTTAACGGCGAGTGTGCTACGATTGTGTCTGTTGTAACAAAGAATGGCTCTTCCGATGATTGTAATTCTGAGCGCGTTGTCGTTGATAACCCACATTTAAGAATCACGAAAATTGGGAGGATTATTTCTTTTTACTATTCGACCGATGGTGAGGATTGGAAGCTAGTCCGCTACTTTGGAATGGAAATTTCTGATCAGTTTATAGCGGGTGTAGTGGCCCAGTCACCAATGGGATCAGGTTGCCGTGTCAATTTTAAATATTTAAACTTAACGATTCCCAATGAGGATAGCAGGTTTTAG
- a CDS encoding substrate-binding domain-containing protein, with product MATIKDIAHKAGVSAATVSRVLNNDQSLAVSPDTRNRIFSIAEQLGYKPSRLRQLKRNTERAGKMVSLLLWCSIEEERDDPYYASIRRGIELRCEELGLTLGQTLRGRSSIATLQKTDGLIVVGGVEPEEVIKLHPDKNTIVLVDQYHEQLEYDSVRLHFRQAVDQALGHLLELGHRQIGFIGGKSDGERRAHYFERFMRERGLYNPQFVRVGAWSTADGYLMMNNLLTEEERPTACFAASDPLAIGALRALHGHGIRVPEDMAVVGFDDIEMAAFVQPPLTTVRAYPEEMGKAAVQLLSERFEGREPPSHCVIGTKLVIRESSCRNI from the coding sequence TTGGCAACAATAAAAGACATTGCCCACAAAGCGGGAGTGTCTGCCGCAACAGTTTCAAGGGTTTTAAATAACGATCAGTCTCTAGCTGTGAGCCCGGACACCAGAAACAGAATTTTTTCAATTGCCGAACAGCTCGGGTATAAACCTTCCCGGCTGAGGCAATTAAAGCGAAACACGGAACGTGCCGGAAAAATGGTCTCCCTCCTGCTGTGGTGTTCCATTGAAGAGGAACGGGACGATCCGTATTACGCCTCGATCCGCCGTGGAATCGAACTGCGCTGTGAAGAGCTCGGCCTGACATTAGGACAGACCCTGCGAGGCCGCTCTTCCATCGCCACCTTGCAGAAGACAGACGGTCTGATTGTTGTGGGCGGCGTCGAGCCTGAAGAGGTGATCAAGTTGCATCCCGACAAGAACACCATTGTCCTTGTCGACCAATACCATGAACAGCTGGAATACGATTCCGTACGCCTCCACTTTCGGCAAGCTGTTGATCAGGCACTTGGACACCTGCTTGAGCTTGGCCACCGACAAATCGGGTTTATTGGCGGTAAGAGCGACGGAGAGCGACGTGCGCATTATTTTGAACGGTTCATGCGGGAACGGGGATTGTACAATCCTCAATTCGTCCGCGTAGGCGCATGGAGTACCGCGGATGGATATCTGATGATGAACAATCTCCTTACCGAAGAGGAAAGACCGACGGCCTGCTTCGCTGCAAGCGACCCGCTGGCCATCGGAGCCCTTCGCGCCCTGCACGGACATGGAATCCGGGTGCCCGAGGATATGGCTGTCGTTGGTTTCGATGACATTGAGATGGCGGCCTTCGTACAGCCTCCGCTCACCACCGTACGTGCCTACCCCGAAGAGATGGGAAAGGCTGCGGTTCAATTGCTCTCTGAACGGTTTGAGGGACGTGAACCACCTTCGCATTGCGTGATCGGGACTAAGCTTGTCATACGGGAGAGCTCGTGCAGAAACATTTAA
- a CDS encoding alpha-galactosidase has product MNIHVDETLGLFHLQSKDCSYIIQLVEGYPAHVYWGARLHHDKSLASLLELRERCSFSPNPVPSNRTISLDTLPQEYPQYGTSDFRQPAYQAALADGSRITELKYSGYRIVAGKPQLEGLPAIYTESDDEAATLFLILEDKYSGLKTTLLYTVFANHSAIARSTLFEHKGSAVMNIEQAMSASVDFADSNYQALYLSGAWVRERHIQRRDLGPGAIRLESRRGSSSHQMNPFLALLRPDATEDRGDVYGFSLVYSSNFVAQAEVEQFNQTRVSIGINPFDFSWRLEPGQSFQTPEAVLVFSEEGLGGMSRTYHRLYRTRLCRGVYRDKERPILVNNWEATYFNFDADKIEAIAKEAGPLGIELFVLDDGWFGKRDNDDSSLGDWFENHRKLPGGLADLAKRVNEQGLQFGLWVEPEMVSPDSELYRNHPDWCLHAEGRRRTEGRSQLVLDLSRKEVCDYLYDTLSSVFSIAPITYVKWDMNRNMTEIASATASGERQKETAHRYMLGLYDLLERLTSRFPNILFESCSGGGGRFDPGMLYYMPQTWTSDDTDAIERLAIQYGTSIVYPASTMGAHVSSVPNHQVGRITSLAIRGDVAMSGNFGYELDLTAFTKEEKELAAKQTAQYKEIRSLVQQGDMYRLLSPFEGRGDTAWMFVNEDQSEAFVAYFRVLAEPNGPIRRLTLKGLDPEKKYTIETGATGNTIDHTSNTLAEDGVSPFSEALGGEFFGGDRLMKIGLVVSDLSGDFVSSTFRLKAVPH; this is encoded by the coding sequence ATGAACATTCATGTAGACGAGACGCTTGGCTTGTTCCATCTGCAGTCCAAGGATTGCAGCTATATTATCCAGCTTGTAGAAGGATATCCCGCACATGTTTATTGGGGAGCCCGACTTCATCATGACAAAAGTCTAGCAAGTTTACTGGAGCTTAGAGAGCGCTGCTCCTTTTCCCCCAATCCTGTTCCTTCCAACCGTACGATTTCCCTGGATACGCTTCCCCAGGAATATCCCCAGTATGGAACAAGCGACTTTCGTCAGCCTGCTTACCAGGCTGCACTCGCGGACGGATCCCGGATTACGGAGCTAAAATATAGTGGTTACCGCATTGTAGCAGGTAAACCACAGCTAGAAGGACTTCCTGCCATTTATACCGAATCGGATGATGAAGCGGCAACCCTCTTTCTGATCCTTGAGGACAAATACTCGGGTCTTAAGACCACACTGCTTTATACTGTATTTGCGAATCACAGCGCTATTGCCCGGTCTACTCTTTTTGAGCATAAGGGAAGCGCTGTCATGAATATTGAGCAAGCAATGAGTGCCTCTGTCGATTTCGCCGATTCCAACTACCAAGCTCTCTACCTGTCCGGAGCTTGGGTGCGGGAAAGACATATCCAGCGCCGCGACCTCGGACCTGGTGCCATTCGGTTGGAAAGCCGCCGGGGCTCCAGCAGTCACCAGATGAATCCCTTTCTCGCACTGCTTCGTCCTGATGCAACTGAAGATCGCGGAGATGTGTACGGCTTTAGTCTGGTCTACAGCAGCAACTTCGTCGCACAGGCAGAAGTAGAGCAGTTCAATCAAACCCGTGTAAGTATCGGAATCAATCCCTTTGATTTCTCCTGGCGACTTGAACCGGGTCAGTCATTCCAGACCCCTGAAGCCGTATTGGTCTTTTCCGAAGAAGGTCTTGGGGGCATGTCGCGTACCTATCATCGACTCTACCGCACACGTCTGTGCCGGGGTGTTTACCGTGACAAAGAGCGCCCTATTCTCGTAAACAATTGGGAAGCCACTTATTTCAACTTCGACGCCGATAAAATCGAAGCGATTGCTAAGGAAGCGGGGCCCCTTGGTATTGAGCTCTTTGTTCTGGATGACGGTTGGTTTGGCAAACGCGACAATGACGACAGTTCGCTTGGGGACTGGTTTGAGAACCACCGCAAGCTGCCTGGCGGTCTTGCTGACTTAGCCAAACGGGTTAATGAACAAGGATTACAGTTTGGTTTGTGGGTAGAGCCGGAAATGGTATCTCCTGATAGCGAACTGTACCGCAACCATCCCGACTGGTGCCTGCATGCTGAGGGTCGGCGGCGGACGGAAGGCCGATCCCAGTTGGTGCTTGATCTCTCCCGCAAGGAAGTATGCGATTACTTATACGATACACTTAGCTCCGTATTCTCAATCGCTCCAATTACTTATGTCAAGTGGGATATGAACCGTAATATGACAGAGATTGCTTCGGCTACAGCTTCTGGCGAACGGCAAAAAGAAACCGCACACCGTTATATGCTTGGGCTTTACGATTTGCTGGAACGCCTGACCTCCCGGTTTCCTAACATCTTGTTCGAAAGCTGTTCCGGAGGCGGCGGACGGTTTGATCCCGGAATGCTTTACTATATGCCGCAAACATGGACTAGCGACGATACGGATGCGATTGAAAGATTGGCTATCCAGTACGGAACAAGCATCGTGTATCCAGCCAGCACCATGGGGGCACATGTATCGAGCGTGCCGAACCACCAAGTGGGACGAATCACCTCCCTCGCCATACGCGGCGACGTAGCAATGAGTGGCAACTTTGGCTACGAGCTTGACCTTACGGCATTTACAAAGGAAGAAAAAGAGCTCGCTGCCAAACAAACCGCGCAGTACAAGGAAATTCGTTCCCTAGTACAGCAGGGGGATATGTATCGGCTTCTTAGCCCGTTTGAAGGCCGGGGCGATACGGCCTGGATGTTCGTTAACGAGGACCAGTCAGAAGCATTTGTCGCTTACTTCCGCGTGCTGGCTGAGCCGAATGGGCCAATCCGGCGACTAACTCTAAAAGGACTTGACCCGGAGAAAAAGTATACAATCGAAACCGGGGCGACGGGCAACACAATAGACCATACGAGTAATACCTTGGCGGAAGACGGCGTCTCCCCTTTCAGCGAAGCGCTCGGCGGTGAATTTTTTGGAGGTGACCGCTTAATGAAAATTGGGCTTGTTGTCTCGGATCTGTCAGGAGATTTTGTCAGCTCTACCTTCCGGCTTAAGGCTGTCCCCCACTGA
- a CDS encoding fibronectin type III domain-containing protein, which translates to MNKKRLRQWMAPFATATLILNTGYGIWGGTDALASQSAALSVAPAEVSNLIVAALDTTRVNLSWTNPSDINFDHVQVIGVSNAVYVDNIQSNSYTLSGLQPNTAYTFRVRTVGKSGNESQGITVQTKTASVDAPVDKTPPGEVSGLTATNVGYNAFTVNYILPKDADLSQAIIYLNGKEVQRTTGTSYTFSGLIASTNYNVTIRTIDKSGNISGGISIPVTTSALTVDTVPEVTGASVTSVNNYSVTVSWTKPSGISTVSLYRDGSLITDSTGTSYTFNNLSASQTYTFMIRSKRSTGALSSGVRLTATTNSTSSNSSEVSNLDVDSKSDTWIKITYDMPSSAEKVKIYADGDYKGTTSSESYKITGLREGRWYEIKVTTVNSSGRESSGVKISERADGDSYSSSSSSSYSSNYEKARDLMRIAENSLNASDWRSARDAISDLPSGTRKSDLLDRLEAIRNRAIGTSSSSSGTSTTTTTSGTTSSNSNNAFSSYSTSFILTPGAKSAYVDGRATTMAQAPRIINGVTMVPLRFIGEHVGYQVSYDKATKKIILNRPDDGKQVVLQVKNSTLAVYELNNSRNYSTNITAPVIINGYTLVPLRVISELSGYQVNYNAVSKQISITK; encoded by the coding sequence ATGAATAAGAAGCGTTTGCGCCAATGGATGGCTCCGTTCGCAACGGCTACACTGATTTTAAATACGGGATATGGTATCTGGGGAGGAACAGATGCGTTGGCGAGCCAATCCGCTGCTCTGAGTGTTGCACCAGCGGAGGTAAGCAATCTGATTGTGGCTGCGTTAGATACAACAAGAGTGAATTTGTCTTGGACTAACCCGTCGGACATCAATTTTGACCATGTACAGGTGATCGGTGTCAGTAACGCTGTGTATGTAGACAACATTCAAAGTAACTCTTATACGCTGAGCGGCTTACAGCCGAATACGGCATATACCTTCCGAGTGAGGACGGTGGGTAAGAGTGGTAATGAATCTCAAGGTATTACAGTACAGACTAAAACAGCTTCCGTTGATGCTCCTGTAGATAAGACACCACCAGGAGAGGTAAGCGGGCTGACAGCGACGAATGTGGGTTACAACGCTTTTACAGTGAATTATATATTGCCGAAGGATGCTGACCTGAGTCAAGCCATTATTTATTTAAATGGCAAGGAAGTGCAGCGAACTACAGGGACGTCCTATACGTTCAGTGGATTAATTGCGTCCACAAACTATAACGTAACGATCAGGACTATAGACAAATCCGGCAACATATCTGGAGGCATCAGTATTCCGGTTACGACCTCAGCGCTCACCGTCGATACGGTGCCAGAAGTGACAGGAGCTTCAGTGACATCAGTTAATAACTATAGCGTGACTGTTTCCTGGACGAAACCTAGCGGAATTAGTACGGTTAGTTTATATCGGGACGGATCACTGATTACAGACTCAACAGGAACGTCTTACACATTCAACAATCTTTCGGCAAGCCAGACGTACACGTTTATGATCAGGTCCAAGCGAAGCACAGGTGCATTGTCCTCCGGTGTGAGGCTGACGGCTACAACGAACAGCACGTCCTCCAATTCGTCGGAAGTATCCAATCTTGATGTAGATAGCAAGAGTGATACCTGGATCAAAATCACCTACGATATGCCGAGTTCGGCTGAAAAAGTAAAAATATATGCTGATGGTGACTACAAGGGGACTACATCCTCCGAATCCTATAAAATTACGGGTTTGCGTGAAGGACGCTGGTATGAGATTAAGGTCACAACGGTAAATAGCAGTGGAAGGGAATCTAGCGGTGTTAAGATCTCGGAACGCGCAGACGGTGATAGTTATTCCTCGTCATCGTCATCATCCTATTCATCGAACTATGAGAAAGCAAGAGATTTGATGCGTATTGCGGAAAACAGTCTGAATGCTTCCGACTGGCGATCTGCCAGAGACGCAATCAGTGATCTGCCGAGCGGGACACGTAAAAGCGACCTGCTGGATCGGCTGGAAGCTATTCGCAATAGAGCGATTGGTACCAGTAGTTCATCGTCCGGGACGAGCACTACTACAACCACTTCCGGTACGACGTCCTCAAACTCTAACAATGCGTTTTCCTCATATTCAACTTCATTTATCCTGACACCTGGGGCTAAATCAGCTTATGTCGATGGTCGTGCTACGACGATGGCTCAAGCTCCGCGAATCATAAATGGGGTAACAATGGTTCCGCTGCGCTTTATTGGTGAACATGTGGGCTATCAGGTAAGCTATGATAAAGCAACTAAAAAGATCATTCTGAACCGTCCTGATGACGGCAAACAAGTGGTGCTTCAAGTCAAGAATTCGACCCTTGCAGTGTACGAGTTAAACAATTCCCGGAATTACTCGACGAACATCACAGCTCCGGTTATTATTAACGGCTACACGCTGGTTCCATTACGAGTCATTAGCGAGCTTTCTGGCTATCAGGTGAACTATAACGCTGTATCCAAACAAATCTCGATTACAAAATAA
- a CDS encoding metal-sensitive transcriptional regulator: MDYNYSDELKTRLRRIEGQVRGVLRLMDEGQSCKDVVSQLSAVRNASDKAIAQIVAENLQRCILEEQEAGGDTDKFVKEAIQLLVKSR; the protein is encoded by the coding sequence ATGGATTACAATTATAGTGATGAACTGAAAACGCGCCTGAGAAGAATTGAAGGTCAGGTGCGTGGGGTGCTTCGTTTAATGGATGAAGGACAGTCCTGCAAGGACGTAGTAAGCCAGTTATCTGCTGTACGTAACGCATCAGATAAAGCGATTGCCCAAATCGTGGCAGAGAATCTGCAACGTTGTATATTGGAAGAGCAAGAAGCTGGTGGAGATACAGATAAATTTGTTAAGGAAGCAATTCAGCTTCTCGTAAAAAGCCGTTAA
- a CDS encoding DsrE/DsrF/DrsH-like family protein: MNQEHTQQKTTIVLFSGELDKAIAAFIIANGAAAYDHEVTIFFTFWGLNTLRKEELVRTNKGLLEKAFGWMMPRGSQKLALSKMNFAGLGPQMIKHVMKKHNVLSLPQLIELAQEQGIKLVACTMTMDLLGLQQEELMDGLEYAGVAAYLGDASQGKVNLFI; the protein is encoded by the coding sequence ATGAATCAGGAACATACTCAGCAAAAAACCACCATCGTATTATTCAGCGGGGAGCTGGATAAGGCTATTGCTGCATTTATTATCGCGAATGGTGCGGCAGCTTACGACCATGAAGTGACCATCTTCTTTACGTTTTGGGGGCTAAATACGCTGCGTAAGGAGGAACTCGTACGCACGAATAAGGGACTACTCGAAAAAGCCTTTGGCTGGATGATGCCGCGTGGCTCCCAAAAGCTTGCATTGTCCAAAATGAATTTTGCAGGACTCGGCCCGCAGATGATCAAGCATGTCATGAAAAAGCATAATGTACTTTCCCTTCCGCAGCTTATCGAGCTGGCACAAGAGCAGGGAATCAAGCTCGTGGCTTGTACCATGACTATGGATCTGCTAGGACTGCAACAGGAAGAGCTGATGGACGGTTTGGAATATGCCGGCGTAGCTGCCTACCTGGGGGATGCTTCGCAGGGCAAGGTAAATCTATTCATTTAG